The DNA region TGTTGCGTAATCCATTGACACTTTCGAGCCGCATTTCGACTGATTTCAGCGCATTAAGTTTTGCAATGATCTTTTCGTTTGCAAAATTGAATTCTTTCAACACCGCAATCACACAAAGTACATTACTCAGTGTCGCCTCATCTCTTTGCTGAACGGGAACGGATATTTCCTCGTCAAAATATTGAATGATCAAGTCAACGTTTTTGTCCTTCCAATTGCTTTTGTTAAAAATATCGTTGTGCTCTTTTAAACCAAATGATATTAATTTTTTAGTTGAGTACAGGTTATTAATAATATTAAAAACCAGATCATTATCGCCATTAAAAATAATAGTTTCTGAATCTTTGAACAGTTTGAGTTTTTCTAAAATCAGTTCGCTTTCGTTTTCAAAATTTGAAATATGAGCAGAACCAATATGGGTAAGAATTCCAATTTTCGGAGAGAAAATCTCCTCCAAAATTTCCATTTCTCCCGGTTTTGAAATTCCGACTTCGAAAATTCCTAATTGATGTTTTTCATTGATTTCCAGCAACGAGATAGGAAGCCCGATTTGCGAGTTGAAACTTTTCGGACTTTTCACGGTTTTCAGCTCATCAAACAAACTTTGGTAAAGCCACTCTTTCACAATAGTTTTACCGTTGCTTCCTGTAATTCCGATAGTTTTCAGGTGAAACCGACGAAGGTGATATCTTGCGAGATCTTGGATAAACTTCACGGAATCTTTAACCAAAATCCAGGTAACATTTTTGATTTCTGCAATCTGATGTTCAGAAATAATTACTCCAACTCCTTTTTCGATGGCCGACTGAATGTATTTCTCTCCAGAATTTTTAGAAGTATTGATCGCGAGAAAAGCCGTGTTGAGCGTTGAAAAAATTGTTCTGCTGTCAAAAGCAATGTTTTTTACAGCTAATTTATCATCGCCAATTAAGGTAGAATTGGTGATTTCCGCGATTTCTTTGGTGGTGTAGTTCATTGTTTTTTGTTGAGGAACTCGTCATTAAAAACCTTTCTGCTTACCGCTTCATAACTTTCCGTTTCGCCAAGCTGCACCAAATCGGTATTTGCGGAAGTCCGCATCGAGTAGTTGGCTAAGTTTCCTGTCCGTTTGCAAATCGCGTGAACTTTTGTGACATATTCGGCAGTCGCCATCAAATTTGGCATTGGTCCGAAAGGTCGACCCATAAAATCCATGTCGAGTCCTGCTATCACAACCCGTATTCCGCTGTTTGCCAGTTGATTGGCGATTTCAACAATGCTTTCGTCGAAAAACTGGGCTTCATCAATTCCCACCACGTCGCAGGTTGAACCCAGAAGAAGAATTTCGTTCGGACTTTCAACAGGTGTGCTTCGGATTTTGTTCTGGTTGTGCGAAACCACTTCCTCTTCCGCGTATCGCGTATCGAGTTTCGGTTTGAAAATTTCAACATTTTGTCCCGCCATTTCCGCCCGCCGAAGACGCCGGATCAGTTCCTCGGTTTTCCCCGAAAACATCGACCCGCAAATAACCTCCATCCAACCGCTTTGTTTGGCGTGATTTATTGTATTTTCTAAAAACATTTGTTAAATTAGCCGTAATATTTAAACATCAAAAATAAGGAATTTTACCAACACTTTTATTATGCAAAACCTTCAGGATATACAGGAAAAGATTTTTTTTGAAGCCAAAACTGTCCTCGAGTCGCTCTCGAAAATCAACAGTATTGACGAACTTCTTGCAAAGCAGGATTTGTTTTCAGAGGTGACGGACAGAATTGCTTTCCTTAGGATTTTAGAGAAAAACAGCAGCAGCTTTGTTGTTGAAGAAGCTTCACAAATAATTGACAATCAGCACTTAAACCAAAATAATGAAAACTTGGTAAATGCGACCATCCACGAAACGGATAATGAAAATCTTTTTGAAGAAGATGTGATCGAGGAGGAGGTGATTTTTAATAATGAACTGAACGAAATCGATGACGAAGAAGTCGCTGTACAACCAGTTTCAGAGATAGCAAACGAAGAATCATTTACTGCTGAAGAACCTGCGAAAGTAGAAAATGTTGAAGATCAGGAGCAAAAAATTGAAGATATTCATTCATCGGAGTATAAAGAAATGGTAGCTCAGAAGGAAAGAGAATTTCTCGAATTGGAGGAGCGCCGCAGAAAGATTGTAGATTTTTCTAAAGAAGAAATTGCGCATCCGCCTAAAGCAGAGGTTTTTGAGCAGGAAAAAGCACCTTCCCACCATTCAGAAAAAAGATTTAAACTTGCGCACATCAAGGGTTTGAAGGCCGTTCAAAATTTATTCGACGACGATCCGCTAAAGGAAATTGAGGAAGAAAAAACTTCCGCTCCAGATTCGGGAAGCTTGCTGAAAACCAATATTCCGACCGACTTTATGGAGGCAGAGAAAAAGAAACCTGAATTCAGGATTGATCTGAATGACAAGGTTGCCTTCACAAAACTGCTTTTCAACGGTGATGCCGATGAACTCAAAAGAACGATTGACCAGCTCAACTCCTACGATAATCTCGATGACGCAAAACAATATCTGAGCGACATCTATTACCAAAAAAACTGGGAAAAAGTCGATGAATACGCGCAACGGCTTTGGTCTTTGGTTGAGAACAAGTTTCTTTAAACGGAAAAATTCGGGATCCAAAATACATCAAAAATTATCTTCGGGATTCGCAATACGGATTTCCGACCATCAAAAATGATTAAACACATCACAGATTTTAAGAATCCTTTCTTCATCGGAATTGCAGGAGTGGGAATGAGCGCAATCGCCCAATATTTGAAGGGAACAGGGAAAAATGTCTCAGGAAGCGACCGCTATTTCCATCCCAACGAATACAACAAAACCAAGGAACAGCTTGAAGCGGAAGGAATTAAATGTTTTCTTCAAGACGGAAGCGGAATTACAGAAAACACTGATTTGATCGTAGTTTCCACAGCGATTGAAGATACGGTTTACGAAGTGCAGAAAGCCAAGGAATTGGGAATTCCTATTATCAGACGAAGCGAACTGCTTTCCATCATTGCCAAAAGTAAAAAAACGATTGCGGTAGCTGGAACTTCTGGAAAATCAACAACTTCAGCAATGCTTTTTCAAATCTTGATGGATGCGAAAATGGAACCGAGCATTATTTCTGGCGCCGGTTTGACTTCCATTATTAAAAAGGGAAAAATTGGGAACGCATTTGTCGGAAAAGGAGAATGGCTCATCATCGAAGCCGATGAAAGCGACGGTTCTGTAGTACAGTACGAACCTGAAATCGGCCTTCTTCTGAATATCGACAAAGACCACCAGGAAATTGACGAACTCATTGATTTATTCACTGTTTTTAAAAGTAATACAAAGGGTTTATTTGTTGTAAATCAGTCCAATACATTAGCGAAAACTTTGTCTGCAAATAACAATTACGATTTTGGTTTTGAGGATGAAAACGCAAAATATACGGTGACCGATTTTAACCAGGATGGTTTTGAACTTTCCTTTAGAATTCTTGGTCAATCGGTGCTGATGAATTCGATTGGTCGTCACAGTGCAGAAAATGCCGCCGCTGCGATCGCCGTTGCAAATCAGATTGGTGTTGACCTGAAAGTCTGCGCCGATTCTTTGGAGCATTACGAAGGAATTTACCGCCGCCATCAAATTCTCGGACAGAAAAACGGAGTTTGGGTGATCGACGATTATGCCCATAATCCCGCAAAATGTGCAGCGTCGATTAAGGCGTGTCAACCTTTGGCAAAGAAACTAATCGCATGGTTCCAACCACATGGCTACAAACCGACGAAGTTTTTGCGAAACGATTTTGTGGAAGAAATTTCCGCATCAGTGCGACCACAGGATGAAATTTGGATGAGCGAGATTTTCTATGCAGGCGGAACTGCTGAGAAAGATATCTCTGCAAACGATTTGGTGAAGGACATTTCCGCAAAAGGTAAAATTGCTTTTTTTGTTGAAAACAGAAATGACCTTCTCGAAAAACTCAAACCCAAACTTCAGGAAGGAACGGTGTTGCTGTTAATGGGAGCAAGAGATCCGAGTTTGGAGGAGTTTTGTAAGGATCTATTCGATAAGCTATGAGCGGAACCCTTTACTTCGTACCAACACCCATCGGAAATCTGGAAGATATGACTTTCAGGGCAATCAACGTGCTGAAGGAGGTGGATTATATTCTTTGTGAAGATACCCGAACTTCTGGAGTGCTTCTAAAACATTATGATATAGCTAAACCTTTGAAATCCTATCACTTACACAACGAACATCACAGCACGCAGAAGGTAATTGAGGATTTGAAAAACGGACAAAATATCGCGATCATCACCGATGCAGGAACTCCTGGAATTTCGGATCCGGGTTATCTTCTTGCCAAAGCTTGCGCAGATGAAAATATCGAAATGATCTGTTTACCTGGTGCGACCGCTTTTGTTCCGGCTTTGGTGGTTTCTGGTTTGCCCAATCACGATTTCTATTTCGCGGGGTTTTTGCCTCAAAAAAAAGGAAGGCAGACAAAACTTAAACAACTTGCGGAAGAGCAGAAAACCATTGTTCTGTATGAGAGTCCACACAAGATCAATACGACTTTGGAACAGATTAAGGAATTTTTCGGAGATCAAACGAAAGTCAGTTTGAGCAGGGAAATCTCCAAAAAATTTGAAGAAACAAAAAGGGGAACAATCGATGAACTCATCGCGTTTTCAAAAAGCAAAACGTTGAAGGGGGAGATTGTCTTAATTATTAACAACACGATTTAGATAATTAAAAATATGAAACTATTAGAAGGAAAAGTTGCCCTCATCACAGGTGCAACACGCGGAATCGGAAAGGGAATCGCAGAGGTTTTTGCAAAGCAGGGCGCTAAAGTTGCCTTTACTTATGCAGGATCTGTGGACAAAGCAAAAGCACTGGAAGAGGAGCTTTCGAAAATTACAATGGCGAAAAGTTATCAATCGGATGCGTCGGATTTTGATGCTGCGCAGAAATTGGTGGACGAAGTTCTCGCCGAATTCGGTCAGATCGACATTCTCATCAATAATGCCGGAATTACTAAAGATAACCTGCTTTTGAGAATGTCCAAAGATGATTGGGATGTAATTATGAGAACCAACCTTGATTCCGTTTTTAACCTCACCAAAGCTGTGATCAAACCTATGATGAAGGCGAGAAGCGGATCCATTATCAATATGTCGTCGGTGGTGGGAATTCAGGGAAATGCAGGACAGGCGAATTATGCTGCGTCGAAAGCGGGTGTAATCGGCTTTACAAAGTCTGTTGCTTTGGAACTGGGTTCAAGAAATATCCGCTGCAACGCGATTGCTCCCGGTTTTATTGAAACTGAAATGACCGCAGCTTTAGACCAAAAAGTCATCGAGCAATGGAGAGACGACGTTCCGATGAAACGTGGCGGACTTCCAGAAGATGTTGCCAACGCCTGTGTTTTCCTCGGTTCGGAGATGTCCGCTTATGTTACAGGACAGGTTCTGCATGTTGACGGTGGTTTGCTGACTTAGAATACTTAAAAACACAGAGAACCGATCCCAGAATCTTGTTCTAAACTTATGAAACTAACCATCAACGGAATAGAATACAGCAATCCGATCCTCGTTTTCGCGCTTAAATCCGAAGCAGGAAATGAGTTCGATGACTGCGAAAAGATTTTCACGGGAATTGGAAAAGTCAATGCGACTTTCCGACTTTTAAAATATCTTCAGAACAACAAACCTGACCTTATTATCAATCTTGGAACTGCGGGAGGTTTTGGTTTTGAGAAAGGCGAAATCGTTTGTTGCACCCAGTTTATTCAAAGAGATATGGATGTGAGAGAATTGGGTTTTGAAATGTACAAAACACCACTTTCAGATGATCCGATAGTTTTAGATTATGGATTAATAATCAATGGGTTACATAAAGAAATTTGCGGAACAGGCGACCATTTTGAAAATGCACATTCTACAGATGCTTATCGGGTGGTCGATATGGAAGCGTATGCTTTGGCTTTGACTGCGCAAAGGGAAGAAATTCCTTTTCTCTGCCTAAAATACATTTCCGACGGCGCCGATGATTCCGCCGCAAACGATTGGACAGAAGAAGTAAAAAAAGCCGCCAAAAAACTGAGGGAAGTTTTGGCGGCTATCTGAATCGTTTTAGCTTTTAGTCCTTAAAAATCTGGTTCTCCTGCTCCGCAACGCGAATAAAAGTTGTGCGTTTTGAAAGTTCGCGTAATTGCGATGCGCCTACATAGGTGCATGTAGAGCGAACGCCGCCCAGAATATCTTTTACCGTGTCGGAAACGGCACCTTTATAAGGAACTTTCACCGTTTTTCCTTCCGAAGCGCGGTATTCGGCAACGCCGCCTGAATGTTTGTCCATCGCGGTTTGTGAACTCATTCCATAGAAAAGTCGAAACCTTTTACCATTTTCTTCCATAATTTCGCCGCCGCTTTCGTCGTGACCGGCAAACATTCCGCCCAACATCACAAAATCTGCTCCTCCTCCGAAAGCTTTCGCCACATCGCCAGGAATTTTACAGCCACCGTCGGAAATGATATGTCCGCCAAGTCCGTGTGCTGCGTCGGCACATTCGATGATCGCCGAAAGTTGCGGATAACCAACTCCTGTTTTGATTCTCGTTGTGCAAACCGAACCAGGACCGATTCCGACTTTCACAATGTCTGCTCCGGCTAAAATCAGTTCTTCCACCATTTCTCCGGTCACGACGTTTCCTGCAATAATGGTTTTATCGGGAAAAGTTTTTCTCGCTTTTGAAACAAAATCCACAAAATGCTCGGAATAGCCGTTAGCAACATCGATACACAGAAACTGAATTTTCGGATGTTTCTGCATAATCAGCTTTATTTTCTCGTCATCAGCTTTTCCTGTTCCTGTGCTTAATGCGATGTATTCGTAAATAGAATCGTCCTGGTTTTTCAGAAACTCGCTCCATTCCTCAATCGAATAATGTTTGTGGATCGCGGTCATAATTTTCACCTTGGCAAGAGCTTCCGCCATTTCGAAAGTTCCGACTGTGTCCATATTTGCAGCGATGATGGGAACTCCGCTCCATTTTTTCTGCGAGTTTCTAAAGGTGAAGGTCCGCTCCAAACTTACCTGCGCTCTCGATTTCAGGGTAGAGCGTTTCGGGCGGATCATCACGTCTTTAAAACCAAGTTTCAGTTCTGTTTCAATTCTCATTTTGTCAAATTTATGTTGAATTAAAATTGCATTACGGTTTCAAGTTCCTTTAAATATTCGTGCGCCGTCAAATCAAACTTCACGGGGACAATCGAGATATAACCTTCTGCAAGTGCGGTTTCATCGGCATCCTCGCTTTTGTCCATATTGTTGAAATATCCGGTTAACCAGTAATATTTTTTACCGTGGGGATTAATGCGCTCATCGAAATTTTCTTCCCATTTTGCGTTCGCCTGCTTGCAGACTTTCACTCCTTTAATCTCATCTTTGGCGAGTTTCGGGATGTTCACATTCAGCACAACTCCTTTAGGTAAAGGATTTTCGAGAACTTTTCTTACAATACTTTGGATATAGTCTTTCGCCTGAAGAAAATCGGCATCCCATGAAAAATCGAGCAGCGAGAAGCCAATTGCCTGCAAACCTTCGACTCCAGCTTCAACAGCGGCACTCATGGTTCCCGAGTAAATGACATTAATGGAAGAGTTTGCACCATGGTTAATTCCAGAAACGACCAAATCGGGTTTTCTTGGAAGGATTTTGTCTAAGGCAAATTTCACGCAATCAACCGGAGTTCCCGAAAGCGAGAAATCTTTCTGCGGTCCCTCTAAACCGATTTCCTCAAAAGTTAAAGTTTGGTTGATGGTGATGGCGTGACCTTTTCCTGATTGTGGCGAATTGGGGGCAACTACTACGACTTCACCGATTTCATTCATAAATTCTACTAAGTTTCGTATTCCTGGCGCGGTAATTCCGTCGTCATTGGTGACTAAGATCAAAGGTCTCTGCATAACTTGTATTTGTTTAGTATTTCAGAAATTTTCAGCTGAAACAATTTTTTGGTTAAAAAGAACTGTTTTCTACAAAAATACTTAAAAAAATAGTGGTTAAATATAAATAAGGTATTAATTTTGATATTCTGTAAAGTCCTGTAACAAAACGGCAATATTTTTAACAAATCGGTTATTATCAACTTAGCATGTTCAAGAAATTTAAACTCAATACCCTTTTACTTTTCATTCCGCTGACCAGTTTGGTGTTTTGCTTCAACTCGCCAAAAAATGATGATGAGAAGATGTCGACTATTATGGTGAGTGTGAAAAATACACTTTCTTATCTTCATTATTCGCCTAAAGCCATTAACGACGCATATTCACAAGAAGTTTACAAACATTATTTTGAAATGGTGGATGCTTCGAAAAGATATTTTATGCAGTCGGATATGGATGAATTTGCCAAACACAAAACCAAACTCGACGATTATTTGAACAGGGGCGACCTGACTTTTTATAAACTGACCATCGACCGACTTTATCAAAGAGTAGATGAAATCGACAAAATCACACAGGATATCCTGAGCAAACCCATCAATCTCGATGAGGAAGAAACCCTGATTCTGGAACCAAAGCTCAGAAAAAATGCGACTACGAAAGCGGAACTTGCCAATGAATGGAAAAAATACATCAAGTATAATATCCTGCAGGAAATGGAGTCGATGTCGGCTAAAGAAGAGGCTCAGAAAAAGAAGAAAGACTCGGTGCAGAAATTTGGTTTGAAGGACACCATCAAACTTGAAATCTTGAATCCAGAACAGAAAAGAATCAAGGCAACGGATGAAGTTAAAGACCTTATTGGCGATACTTTCCGCAGATTCAAGAAGAGAAACAAAATGGATTGGTTCACAGTCCACATGAATGCCTATACCGAGGTTTTTGATCCGCACACGAACTATTACTCACCAAAAAATAAGGAAGATTTCGACACCCAATTCAAAGGAAAAGTAATCGGAATCGGTGCAATCATCCAGGAGAAAAGAGGATACCTTTATCTCGGTCCTTTAACAATCGGTGCTCCTGCGTGGAAATCCAAACAGCTAACAGAAGGCGACAAAATCCTGAAAGTACGGTCAAAACCAAATGAAGACGCGGTAAACGTTGTGGGAATGCTTTCGGACGAGGCGGTTCGACTGATCCGCGGTGAGAAGGGAACCAAAGTTACCTTGACCGTTGAGAAAAAAGACAAGACCATCAAAGAAGTGACAATGATTCGTGAAGAAGTGGCGATTGAAGATACCTTTGCGAGAAGCATCATCGTAAACTCTGCGGATGGGAAAAAGTATGGCTTTATCAACTTGCCAAGTTTTAATGCAGATTTTGAAGATCCAAAAGGCAGAAATGCTTCCGACGATATCAAGAATGAAATCCTGAAACTGAAACCGCAAGGAGTTCAGGGAATTATCCTCGACCTTAGAAATAATGGTGGCGGAAGCTTGACCGAAGTGGGCGACATCATGGGACTTTTCATGAATGCAGGTCCTTTTGTTCAGGTTAAAGACGGAAACGGGAAGATCAACACACTGAAAAATAAGAACAATTCACCGATTTGGACAGGTCCTGTTGTGATTATGCAGAACGAGCTTTCGGCTTCGGCTTCTGAAATTTTGGCGGGAGCAATGCAGGATTACGGAAGAGGCGTAGTGATCGGTTCGCCGCAAAGTTTCGGTAAAGGAACGGTGCAGACTTTCGTAGATTTAAACAGATTTTTGAGCACCAACGACGATTTCGGTTCGCTGAAACTGACCATTCAGAAATTCTACCGAGTAACAGGTGAATCCACCCAAAGAAAAGGAATCCAGTCCGATATTCAGATGAAGGACTTCTTTACCTATGCGGAAGTTGGCGAGCGATATGACGATTACGCTTTAGCGTGGGACAAAATTCCTGCGGTTGCGTACCAACCGATGAACTATTTCTCCGTAGCCGCGTTGCAGAAAGGAGTTGAAGCCCGACTTCAGAACAACAAGAATTACCAGTTGATGCAGGAATCAGCACAGTGGAAGGAAAAACTCGACAAAGAAGAAAGCATTTCGCTGAACCAGCAAAAATTCAACGAGGTGATGAAAACCAGAAAAGCGCAGATCGAGAAATTCAAGGCACTGGATAAATTCAACAACGGACTGAAATTTACGCTGAATCCAGATGAGGTGATCCGCGAGAAAAACGACGAGGCATTCACCAAGAAAACCCAGAACTGGACAAAAAACCTGCAGAAAGATCTTTACCTTCAGGAAGCAGTAAACGTTATTTCGGGAATGAAATAAAGACGAACTACACTATTAAATAGCAAAACCATCGAAAATTTTCGGTGGTTTTTTGGTTTGTAGGCCACGAATTCACGAATAAAAATTTGAACTAAAAACAGCGATAATACTCTTTTGGTTCAGGAAAGTTTCAAAATAGTTTGAAGTTTCTTGCTTTTATTACATTCAAATTTTTGAAAGCTATTAATGAATATATTGCATATTCGTGCATTTGTGGCAAATAATCTCTGCTCCATTTGTCATTAATTCCCATTCAGTTTCAAAAATTAACCGTTCAGCAGATTTTTATTTTAATTAAATTTAATCCCGAATATCTTTGTTCACGAATTTAAGCCATGACCAAAAAAGAAATCATATCGCTGCTTTGGGTTTCCCTGATTACGGGAGTGTTCTTTTTCACCTTTTTTACAGGTGACAAGACAATCCAGAATCTCATTCTCAGCATTCTCGTTGCTTCGCTGTACAGTTTAGTGATCGGTGGCGGAAACGGTGTGGTCAATAATCTTTTGAGCAGAAAATTTTCCTGGATTGAGCACACCAGAACCAGGGCGGTTCTCGGCGTAATCGCGGTTCTTTTTGTAAACGCGGCTTTGGTTCTGCTGTGCAATTACGTGAATTTCGTCCTAATCCAAAATGTTCCATTTTCCAAGTTCTTCTCGGGTTCGGTTGGGTTTGTCAATTGGTTGATGATTAATATTGCGTTACTAATCTCAGCTTTCCTGCATGCCAAAAGTTTTATGAGTGAATGGAAGAAGGCATCGAAGAAAGAGGTGGTAGAACAGAAGCTGATCGCGAAATCCGCAAACGCACAGTTCGAATCATTGAAAAATCAACTCGACCCGCACTTTCTGTTTAACTCTTTGAATGTTTTGAGTTCTTTAATTGATGAAAATCCAAATCAGGCACAAAGGTTTACTTCCTCAATGTCAAAGATTTACAGATACGTTCTGGAGCAAAAGGATAAAGAATTGGTTACGGTGGAAGAAGAGCTTGATTTTGCCAAAACATACTGCGAATTACTAAAAACACGATTTGAGGACAGCGTGGATTTTGAATTCAATGTCAATGAAAATGACAGAAAATCATTTGTGGTTCCGCTTTCGCTTCAGCTGTTATTAGAAAACTGCATCAAACATAATTTTGCAACATCGGCGAAGCCGCTGAAAATAAAGATCTATTCTGAAAACGGAAACCTGATTATCGAAAACAACCTGCAACAAAGGGAACAGGTGAAAGAAAGCGCCGGAATCGGACTTTCGAATATCGTACAACGGTATGCGCTGCTCACAAA from Chryseobacterium suipulveris includes:
- a CDS encoding thymidine kinase, coding for MFLENTINHAKQSGWMEVICGSMFSGKTEELIRRLRRAEMAGQNVEIFKPKLDTRYAEEEVVSHNQNKIRSTPVESPNEILLLGSTCDVVGIDEAQFFDESIVEIANQLANSGIRVVIAGLDMDFMGRPFGPMPNLMATAEYVTKVHAICKRTGNLANYSMRTSANTDLVQLGETESYEAVSRKVFNDEFLNKKQ
- a CDS encoding UDP-N-acetylmuramate--L-alanine ligase, which encodes MIKHITDFKNPFFIGIAGVGMSAIAQYLKGTGKNVSGSDRYFHPNEYNKTKEQLEAEGIKCFLQDGSGITENTDLIVVSTAIEDTVYEVQKAKELGIPIIRRSELLSIIAKSKKTIAVAGTSGKSTTSAMLFQILMDAKMEPSIISGAGLTSIIKKGKIGNAFVGKGEWLIIEADESDGSVVQYEPEIGLLLNIDKDHQEIDELIDLFTVFKSNTKGLFVVNQSNTLAKTLSANNNYDFGFEDENAKYTVTDFNQDGFELSFRILGQSVLMNSIGRHSAENAAAAIAVANQIGVDLKVCADSLEHYEGIYRRHQILGQKNGVWVIDDYAHNPAKCAASIKACQPLAKKLIAWFQPHGYKPTKFLRNDFVEEISASVRPQDEIWMSEIFYAGGTAEKDISANDLVKDISAKGKIAFFVENRNDLLEKLKPKLQEGTVLLLMGARDPSLEEFCKDLFDKL
- the rsmI gene encoding 16S rRNA (cytidine(1402)-2'-O)-methyltransferase; translation: MSGTLYFVPTPIGNLEDMTFRAINVLKEVDYILCEDTRTSGVLLKHYDIAKPLKSYHLHNEHHSTQKVIEDLKNGQNIAIITDAGTPGISDPGYLLAKACADENIEMICLPGATAFVPALVVSGLPNHDFYFAGFLPQKKGRQTKLKQLAEEQKTIVLYESPHKINTTLEQIKEFFGDQTKVSLSREISKKFEETKRGTIDELIAFSKSKTLKGEIVLIINNTI
- the fabG gene encoding 3-oxoacyl-[acyl-carrier-protein] reductase, encoding MKLLEGKVALITGATRGIGKGIAEVFAKQGAKVAFTYAGSVDKAKALEEELSKITMAKSYQSDASDFDAAQKLVDEVLAEFGQIDILINNAGITKDNLLLRMSKDDWDVIMRTNLDSVFNLTKAVIKPMMKARSGSIINMSSVVGIQGNAGQANYAASKAGVIGFTKSVALELGSRNIRCNAIAPGFIETEMTAALDQKVIEQWRDDVPMKRGGLPEDVANACVFLGSEMSAYVTGQVLHVDGGLLT
- a CDS encoding 5'-methylthioadenosine/S-adenosylhomocysteine nucleosidase family protein, which gives rise to MKLTINGIEYSNPILVFALKSEAGNEFDDCEKIFTGIGKVNATFRLLKYLQNNKPDLIINLGTAGGFGFEKGEIVCCTQFIQRDMDVRELGFEMYKTPLSDDPIVLDYGLIINGLHKEICGTGDHFENAHSTDAYRVVDMEAYALALTAQREEIPFLCLKYISDGADDSAANDWTEEVKKAAKKLREVLAAI
- a CDS encoding GMP reductase, with the translated sequence MRIETELKLGFKDVMIRPKRSTLKSRAQVSLERTFTFRNSQKKWSGVPIIAANMDTVGTFEMAEALAKVKIMTAIHKHYSIEEWSEFLKNQDDSIYEYIALSTGTGKADDEKIKLIMQKHPKIQFLCIDVANGYSEHFVDFVSKARKTFPDKTIIAGNVVTGEMVEELILAGADIVKVGIGPGSVCTTRIKTGVGYPQLSAIIECADAAHGLGGHIISDGGCKIPGDVAKAFGGGADFVMLGGMFAGHDESGGEIMEENGKRFRLFYGMSSQTAMDKHSGGVAEYRASEGKTVKVPYKGAVSDTVKDILGGVRSTCTYVGASQLRELSKRTTFIRVAEQENQIFKD
- the surE gene encoding 5'/3'-nucleotidase SurE: MQRPLILVTNDDGITAPGIRNLVEFMNEIGEVVVVAPNSPQSGKGHAITINQTLTFEEIGLEGPQKDFSLSGTPVDCVKFALDKILPRKPDLVVSGINHGANSSINVIYSGTMSAAVEAGVEGLQAIGFSLLDFSWDADFLQAKDYIQSIVRKVLENPLPKGVVLNVNIPKLAKDEIKGVKVCKQANAKWEENFDERINPHGKKYYWLTGYFNNMDKSEDADETALAEGYISIVPVKFDLTAHEYLKELETVMQF
- a CDS encoding carboxy terminal-processing peptidase, producing MFKKFKLNTLLLFIPLTSLVFCFNSPKNDDEKMSTIMVSVKNTLSYLHYSPKAINDAYSQEVYKHYFEMVDASKRYFMQSDMDEFAKHKTKLDDYLNRGDLTFYKLTIDRLYQRVDEIDKITQDILSKPINLDEEETLILEPKLRKNATTKAELANEWKKYIKYNILQEMESMSAKEEAQKKKKDSVQKFGLKDTIKLEILNPEQKRIKATDEVKDLIGDTFRRFKKRNKMDWFTVHMNAYTEVFDPHTNYYSPKNKEDFDTQFKGKVIGIGAIIQEKRGYLYLGPLTIGAPAWKSKQLTEGDKILKVRSKPNEDAVNVVGMLSDEAVRLIRGEKGTKVTLTVEKKDKTIKEVTMIREEVAIEDTFARSIIVNSADGKKYGFINLPSFNADFEDPKGRNASDDIKNEILKLKPQGVQGIILDLRNNGGGSLTEVGDIMGLFMNAGPFVQVKDGNGKINTLKNKNNSPIWTGPVVIMQNELSASASEILAGAMQDYGRGVVIGSPQSFGKGTVQTFVDLNRFLSTNDDFGSLKLTIQKFYRVTGESTQRKGIQSDIQMKDFFTYAEVGERYDDYALAWDKIPAVAYQPMNYFSVAALQKGVEARLQNNKNYQLMQESAQWKEKLDKEESISLNQQKFNEVMKTRKAQIEKFKALDKFNNGLKFTLNPDEVIREKNDEAFTKKTQNWTKNLQKDLYLQEAVNVISGMK
- a CDS encoding 2TM domain-containing protein, which translates into the protein MTKKEIISLLWVSLITGVFFFTFFTGDKTIQNLILSILVASLYSLVIGGGNGVVNNLLSRKFSWIEHTRTRAVLGVIAVLFVNAALVLLCNYVNFVLIQNVPFSKFFSGSVGFVNWLMINIALLISAFLHAKSFMSEWKKASKKEVVEQKLIAKSANAQFESLKNQLDPHFLFNSLNVLSSLIDENPNQAQRFTSSMSKIYRYVLEQKDKELVTVEEELDFAKTYCELLKTRFEDSVDFEFNVNENDRKSFVVPLSLQLLLENCIKHNFATSAKPLKIKIYSENGNLIIENNLQQREQVKESAGIGLSNIVQRYALLTKHNVYVEKSDAFFKVKIPMLTQKITPMTTTNDNEKAAYDKAVKRVDELKGFYGNLISYCIFIPFLIFINLRTVPEYQWFWWPLFGWGIGVVSHAVKVFGIGSDWEERQIRNYMKKEEENNKKWK